The sequence GCCAGCCCTCCCAAGCGCCGGCCCTCACCTGCCGCTCGCCCTCACCAGTCCGCCGCGCGACGGCGAGCAGCAGCGATACGGCGAGGTCCGCGGTACAATCGGTCAGAACACCAGGCGTGTTGGTCACCACGATGCCGGACGCCTTTGCAGCGGCATATCGATGTGGTTGTAACCCACGCCGAAATTGCCGAGAATCTTGGTGCGAAGCCCGCCGGCAAAGATTTCCGCAGGCAGCCGATCGGAGACCGTCGGGAGCACGGCGTCGAAATTGCGGAGCGCGGCTGCAAGCTCTGCAGCATCCATCGCCACGTCCTGTTCGTTCAAAACCGTCTCGAACCGTTCGGCAAGAACCTCCTCCACAGCGCGAGGCCACCTGCGAGTGAGAAGAATGCGCGGCTTTGCTGTCATCGGACCTCTCCCAAAACACCGGCTCCGGATAGTGCAAGAAATCCGGTCAGTGGCTAGCCGTTTTCTCCGCAAAACAGAAGGGGCGCCGGTTTTGGCGCCCCTTCTTCGGCGGCACTACAGCGTCGTGCGTCTTTTCAGACGCACAAAGGTCTCTGTAGCACTTTGAATTGCTGCATGTTTTTGTCCTTAAATCGGCTCCGATTTAAGGAAACATGCAGTAGGCTTACGCTCTGCGGCTTAAGACCTTGCGAACTCCAGGAGGTCGTTGTTGAGCTCCTGCTTGTGAGTGTCAGCGAGGCCGTGCGGGGCGCCCGGATAGACCTTGAGGGTCGCATGCGGGACGAGTTTCTTCGAGGCGCGCGCCGCCGCGTCGATCGGCACGATCTGATCGTCGTCGCCGTGAATGATGAGTGTCGGTACGTCGAACTTCTTCAGATCTTCAGTGAAGTCGGTCTGCGAAAAGGCGACGATCGAATCGTAGGTGTTTTTGTGACCGGCCATCATGCCCTGCAGCCAGAAGCTGTCGATCATACCTTGCGAAGGCTTCATGCCCGGCCGGTTGAAGCCGAAGAACGGACCGGAGGCGATGTCCCTGTAAAGCTGTGAACGATCGGCAAGGCTCGCCGCCTGGAGATCGTCGAACACCTCCTTCGGCAGGCCGCCGGGGTTCGTGTCGGTCTTGACCATCAGCGGCGGCACCGCAGAGATCAGGCCCGCTTTGGCCACACGGCCGGTGCCGTGGCGGCCGATATAGCGAGAAATTTCGCCGCCGCCGGTCGAGAAGCCGGCAAGGAAGATGTCCTTTAGGTCCAGTTGCTCGATCAGGTCGGCGAGATCGTCGGCATAGTGATCCATGTCGTTGCCTTCCCAAGGTTGGCTGGAGCGGCCGTGGCCGCGGCGGTCATGGGTGATCACACGCAAGCCGTTATTGGCGAGATGGAAAGCCTGGGCTTCCCAACTGTCGGACGACAGCGGCCAGCCATGGCTGAGCACAACGACCGGGCCATCCTTCGGGCCCCAGTCCTTATAGTAGATTTCGACGCCGTCGCGAGTGGTGATCCTGCTGCTCATGTTCGTTGCTCCTTTGCTGGTGCTCGTGATCGATGTCGAGCCGCTCGCGGCTGCCGCCGGTTTGGCTGCGGATATAGCGGCGGCGGCCGTGGCGGCGCCCAATGCGCCGGCCAGCATATCTCTCCGGGAGACGCCATTCGCGGTCGCGCTTACCTGAACGTTGGTCATTTGACATGCTCCTTGTCCCGTTGTGCAGCTTGGCTGCTCGTCCATAACTTCTCGATTAATCGTTTGCGATATCACCTTGCGATGGCTTAAAATCGCTAACGATTAAATCGTGCACAATGTTTATCGCTCAAAATTTCTGCTGTCAATCCATTGCGATTATATCGCGAACGATTTATTTTGGGGTATGATGATTTTGGATCAAGGCAATGGCAAAAGCAGACGTTCCCGCCTCCGACGACCTTATGAAGCTCGACAATTTCCTGTGTTTTGCAATCTATTCCGCGAACCACGCCTTCACGCGCGTCTACAAGCCGCTTTTGGACGAGCTAGAACTCACCTATCCGCAATACCTCGTGATGGTCGTGCTATGGGAAAAGGACGACCAGACCGTTGGCAGCCTGGGTGAAAAGCTGTTTCTCGAATCGAGTACCCTCACGCCGATGCTGAAACGCCTTGAGGCGATGGGTTATGTTTCGAGGGTTCGCGACAAGGCCGATGAGCGGCAAGTGCGGGTGCGGCTGACCGACACCGGTCGCGCGCTGCGGGCGAAGGCGAAAGCCGTCCCCCTTGGGATCGCCGGCGCCACGGAAATGGAGCCCGCGGAAATTTCCCGGCTCAAACAGGAGATTGCAGCGCTTCGTGCATCGCTGCTGAAATGACGCGAGTCGCGCCGCCTGTGCGTCATGCGCAGAAACGAACGAAGGCCCGGCGCTTTCACGCCGGGCCTTCCCATTCCTTCTACAGCGCCGCGCGTCTTTTCATGCAGCAGCCAAAACGATGACTATTCGTTCTGGAAGTAGCTGTACTTGCCGTCTTCACCCTTCTTCCAGGTGTACATGACGTAGTCCGGACGGGTAATGTCGCCCTTTTCGTCGAAGCTGAGCTCGCCGATCGCGGTCTTGAACGGGCCCTTGGCCTTGAGGGCTTCTGCGACAGCCTGCGGATCATTTCCGCCGGCTGCCTTGGCACCGTCTGCGATCACTTGAAGGGCCGCATAGGCATAGAGCGTGTAGGCCTCCGGTTCGAAGCCCGAGGCGCGGAACTTCTCAACGAGCTCCTTGGCGGCCGGGCTCTTGCGCGGATCCGGTGCAAAGGTCATCAGCGTGCCGTCGACGGCGTCACCGGCGATCGAGGCCAACTCGTTCGAGACGATACCGTCGCCCGACATCATCGTTGCCTTCAGGCCCTGGTCCTTCATCTGACGCATGATGAGACCGGCTTCGGTGTGCAGGCCGCCGTAATAGACGATCGAAACGCCGGCTTGCTTCATCTTGGCGATGAGCGCGGAGAAGTCCTTGTCGCCGGTGTTGATGCCTTCGTAGAGTGCCTCGGTGACGCCGGCTTCGTTCATCGACTTCTTGGTTTCATCGGCAAGGCCCTGGCCATAGGGCGTCTTGTCGTGAACGACCGCGACTTTTGCGTCCTTGAAGTTGGCGGCAATATAGGCGCCGGCAACTGCGCCCTGCTGGTCGTCGCGGCCGCAGGTGCGGAAGGTGTTCCAGAGACCGCGCTCGGTGAACTGCGGATTCGTCGACGCTGGCGTGATCTGCAGAACGCCGTTCTCGGCGTAGATTTCCGAAGCCGGAATGGAAACGCCCGAGTTGAAGTGGCCAACGACGAACTTCACGCCATCGGCGACGAACTTGTTGGCGACCGAAACGCCCTGCTTGGCGTCGGAAACGTCATCGCCGAGTACGATCTTGATCTGTTCGCCGTTGATGCCGCCTGCAGCATTGATGTCGGCAGCCGCCTGCTCCGCACCTTTCTGGAGCTGGGCGCCGAAAGCCGCATTCGGGCCGGTCAGCGGACCACCAACACCGACGAGAATGTCAGCCCATGCGGTGCCGCTGAAAGCGACCATTGCTGTCAGCGCTACAGCCGACAGAAGAGACTTTTTCATCTTGTTACTCCCAAATATTCGAGCGGGTCTCGTTTCCAAGCCTGCACAATGCCCACCATCATTGCGCCGGTGTTCTTTCGCACCGGCCGCTTCCGACCGGCGCGCGCTGTTCCCTTATTTGGCCTTCCAGGAGAAAGGCGAGGCTTTTTCATAAAGCCAATAGTAGATGTTAGTCATCTGCTTGGTCCGGTAGTACCGGAAACCGGCGGTAGCAAACAACAAAAGGACGATCGTGTCCACGATATAGTATTGCAGGCTGAACATCGTGCCACCGAAGAGAGCATGATGGATGAAACGGATGCCCCAGCCCAGCAATGCCACATAGAGCAGCAGCCGCGGAACGCCGTGCCAGCTTTCCGCGACGCTTTTCCCGGTCCTCCACGCGGTCCAGCCGCCGAGAACACAGGTGATGAACAGAAACTGCCAGATCGACGCTTCTTCGTAGAGAATTCCCTGCATGTCACTTAACTCCAGGCGCGGCGCGTCAATGGCGACCGCCTTCGAGATAGGCCGAACGGACCTCCGGATTGGCCATGAGCTCCTTGCCCGTACCGCTCATGGTCACCTTGCCATTGACCAGGACGTAACCGCGGTCCGAGAGCTTGAGCGCGCCGAAGGCGTTCTGCTCAACGAGAAACACGGTGAGGCCCTCCTGCTTGTTGAGCTTCTTGATCGCCTCGAAGATGCCCTTGATGAT is a genomic window of Sinorhizobium numidicum containing:
- a CDS encoding MarR family winged helix-turn-helix transcriptional regulator, which encodes MAKADVPASDDLMKLDNFLCFAIYSANHAFTRVYKPLLDELELTYPQYLVMVVLWEKDDQTVGSLGEKLFLESSTLTPMLKRLEAMGYVSRVRDKADERQVRVRLTDTGRALRAKAKAVPLGIAGATEMEPAEISRLKQEIAALRASLLK
- a CDS encoding DUF6867 family protein, which gives rise to MQGILYEEASIWQFLFITCVLGGWTAWRTGKSVAESWHGVPRLLLYVALLGWGIRFIHHALFGGTMFSLQYYIVDTIVLLLFATAGFRYYRTKQMTNIYYWLYEKASPFSWKAK
- a CDS encoding branched-chain amino acid ABC transporter substrate-binding protein, which codes for MKKSLLSAVALTAMVAFSGTAWADILVGVGGPLTGPNAAFGAQLQKGAEQAAADINAAGGINGEQIKIVLGDDVSDAKQGVSVANKFVADGVKFVVGHFNSGVSIPASEIYAENGVLQITPASTNPQFTERGLWNTFRTCGRDDQQGAVAGAYIAANFKDAKVAVVHDKTPYGQGLADETKKSMNEAGVTEALYEGINTGDKDFSALIAKMKQAGVSIVYYGGLHTEAGLIMRQMKDQGLKATMMSGDGIVSNELASIAGDAVDGTLMTFAPDPRKSPAAKELVEKFRASGFEPEAYTLYAYAALQVIADGAKAAGGNDPQAVAEALKAKGPFKTAIGELSFDEKGDITRPDYVMYTWKKGEDGKYSYFQNE
- a CDS encoding alpha/beta fold hydrolase, with the protein product MSSRITTRDGVEIYYKDWGPKDGPVVVLSHGWPLSSDSWEAQAFHLANNGLRVITHDRRGHGRSSQPWEGNDMDHYADDLADLIEQLDLKDIFLAGFSTGGGEISRYIGRHGTGRVAKAGLISAVPPLMVKTDTNPGGLPKEVFDDLQAASLADRSQLYRDIASGPFFGFNRPGMKPSQGMIDSFWLQGMMAGHKNTYDSIVAFSQTDFTEDLKKFDVPTLIIHGDDDQIVPIDAAARASKKLVPHATLKVYPGAPHGLADTHKQELNNDLLEFARS